AATCGAGTGGTTAGGCGTTGATGCCGCCATTATCTCTGAAGAAGGCTTCGGCAACCCCGATGCCGACCTGATGATGAACTGCGTCAAGCTCGAGAAGAAGGGCATTAAGACCGTATTGGTGACCGACGAGTACGCCGGACAAGACGGCGCTTCGCAGTCCTTAGCCGACGCCGACCCGCTCGCCGACGCCGTCGTAACCGCCGGCAACGCCAACGAGGTAATCGTTCTCCCGCCGATGCAGAAGGTTATCGGGCACAAGCAAGTCGCCGATGTCATCGCCGGCGGCTGGCACGGTTCGCTCGCCGCAGACGGCTCCATTACTGCCGAAATCCAAGTGATTACCGGCGCGACGAATGAGCTGGGCTTTAGCAAGTTGACGGCGAAGGGAGTTTAGGGAGAACGGGGGGCAGTTGGCTCCTGGCTCCTAGTAGAGAGTGCCCACGGCGATGTAGGGACGTGCGTTCGCACGTCCGCGGACGTGCCAGAGGCACGTCCCTACACTCACAGCTCATGGCTCAAAGCTCACAGCCGCTCCCGGCGGCTGGCGGCCGGCGGCTGGCGGCTCCCGCAAGCGACAAGCGACAAGCGACCAGTGACATCAGTATAACAAAGGAGGTTCAACCCAATGCTTAAGGGCAAGAAAGTGGTCATCCTCGGTGACCGCGACGGAGTGCCCGGTCCCGCCATCGAAGAATGCGTTAAGTCCGCCGGCGGGGACGTGGTGTTTTCCGTTACCGAGTGCTTTGTCTGAACGGCCGCAGGTGCCATGGACCTAGAGAATCAACGTAGGGTAAAAGAAATTGCCGAGAAGAACGGCGCCGAGAACGTGATCGTGGTTCTCGGTGGCGCAGAAGCAGAGGCCGCAGGCCTTGCTGCCGAAACCGTTACCGCCGGCGACCCTACCTACGCAGGTCCTTTGGCCGGAGTCCAGTTAGGACTCGCAGTTTATCACATTTTCGAACTTAAAGACCACGTTGACGCCGGTGTCTACGACGAGCAAATCAGCATGATGGAAATGGTGCTTGACGTCGACGCCATCACGGCCGAAGTCAGCGGCATGCGTAAGGCACACAGCAAATACGGACAGTAACCGTCGCTCCTATCAGAAGGGGGGAAGAACATGAGCAACCAGAAACTCAAGGTAGTTCACTACCTGAACCAGTTCTACGGTGGTATCGGCGGTGAAGATAAAGCCGACCATCAGCCGGAAGAGCGCGCGGGGGCGCTAGGCCCGGGACAGGCGCTGCAGGCAGCGCTTGGCACCGAGGCCGAGATTGTGGCCACCGTCATTTGCGGCGACGGTTATTTCGCCGAGAACCTTGACGCAGCCTTGCACACCGTCCTCAAGATGATTAAGGCCCACACCCCGGATATCGTCGTTACCGGTCCCGCGTTTAACGCCGGCCGCTATGGCGTAGCTTGCGGCGCAGTGGCTAAAGCCATTTTCGAGGAGCTGCACATTCCCGTTGTCAGCGGCATGTACCATGAGAACCCCGGCGTAGAAATGTACCACCGCTTTGCCTACATTGCCAAGACCGGCAACAGCGCAGCCGACATGCGCAAAGCTATCCCGGCTATCGCTAACTTAGTTAAGGCGCTCGGCAAAGGTGAAGAAGTAACGCCCGAAACGCACGCCTACCTACCCCAAGGCTTGCGCAAGAATTACTTCCACACTGAGCGCGGTGCCAAGCGCGCCGTGGACATGCTGGTAGCCAAAATCAACGCGCAACCCTTCACCACCGAGTACCCCATGCCGCACTTTGACCGTGTGGCCCCCAATATGCCGATTGCCGACGCTAGGAAAGCAAAGATTGCCCTAGTTACCTCCGGCGGCATCGTGCCTAAGGGCAACCCCGACCATATTGAGTCCTCTAGTGCTAGCCACTACGGCAAGTACGACATTCGCGACGTAGCCGATTTAACACCGGAGAAGTATGCCACCGCGCACGGCGGGTACGACCCCGTCTACGCTAATCTCGATTCCGACAGGGTGCTCCCGGTAGATGTACTGCGCGAAATGGAGCAAGCCGGTGAAATCGGCGAACTCCACCGCTACTTCTACACCACCGTCGGCAACGGCACTTCGGTCGCCAACTGCGCCGCTTTTGCCAAGAAGTTTGCGCAGGAACTAGTTAACGACGGAGTGCAAGCGGTCATCCTTACCAGTACCTGAGGTACCTGTACGCGTTGCGGTGCAACGATGGTAAAGGAAATTGAGCGCGCCGGCCTGCCTGTAGTGCATATGTGCACTGTAGTCCCCATTTCGTTGACTGTAGGAGCCAATAGGATTGTCCCGACTGTGTCTATTCCGCACCCGCTCGGCAATCCTCAGATGCCTCCCGCCGAGGAAAAGGAGCTGCGCCGTCGCCTAGTGCAGAAGGCCCTCCGCGCCCTCGAGACCGAGATTCACGGCCAGGTAGTTTTCGACAAGTAGCCGCTATGATTGCGGGCGGGTAACCCGCCCGCTTTTTAATCTTCACGCGACCCCACATCCAAGAATGAGGTGACCGAGGAACATGTTTCCAGTAATTAAAGGTGCAGCGTATACGCTCTTTCATTGCCCTAACGTGCTGCTTGACCACGGTACGACACAAACCGTAGAGCGCGAGAAAAACCCCGCCAGCGAGTATCTAAAAAAGCTTCCCACCCAGTTAAGGAGTTTCGAGGATTGCGTTGCTTACCCGCCAAACCAGGCGTATATCGGTGGCTTGCCGGTGCGGGAGCTTGACGCTTTGCCTAAGCCCTGGTACCAAAACGGCGTTGAAGGCGCATCGCGCTTTGCCCAGTACGGCGAAATTATGCCCGAGGACGAGTTCTACGGCGTAATGAAGCTTGTCGACTCCTTCGATTTGGTGCTGCTCGATACAGATTTTGCCGCCGCTGTGCGCGAAAAGCTGGCCGTGCATCCCGCTTTCCAGGGGACAGACCTTAGCAAGCTACAGAAAACTTCCGACCAGGCCACCATCGCGCAACTAGTCGCTGACCATGTAGCCGAACCGCTGCGCCTTGGCGACAAGGTTGTCGGGTGTGTGCGCCAAGCGCATGACACAGATAAAGCCTTAACCGCGCACATTATCTATGAGAATCTCTCCGCCATGGCTTCCGCAGTCGTTTCGATGCGCCAGCTGTTCCTAAAGACCGGACTTGACCCGAAGCAAGTCGACTACATCGTCGAGTGCAGCGAAGAGGCCTGCGGCGACATGAACCAACGCGGTGGCGGCAACTTTGCCAAGGCTATCGGCGAAGTCGTGGGCTGCGTTAACGCTACCGGCAGTGACACACGCGGCTTCTGTGCGGCACCTGCTCACGCCATGATTGTCGCCTCATCGCTTGTGCAGTCTGGCGTCTTTAAAAACGTAGTCGTCGTGGCGGGCGGCGCGGTCGCTAAGCTCGGCATGAACGGCAAAGACCACGTTAACAAGAACTTGCCGGTGCTGGAGGATGTCTTAGGCGGCTTCGCCGTATGGGTATCCGAAAACGACGGCATAAACCCTGTCGTGCGGACAGATATAGTGGGGCGCCACACCATCGGTTCCGGCGCGAGCCCGCAGGCCGTAATCCAAGCCCTAGTGACTGACCCGCTTGAGCGCAAGGAACTTAAAATTACCGACGTCGACCAATACGGCGTGGAAATGCAGAACCCGGAAATCACGGTTCCGGCGGGTGCCGGTAATGTGCCCGAAGCTAACTACAAGATGATTGCCGCACTTGGCGTAAAGCGCGGCGAGCTCGAGCGCGCGCAGATTATGGACTTTGTGGCTAAGCACGGCATGCCCGGCTTTGCGCCTACACAAGGTCATATCCCCTCGGGTATGCCGGTAATCGGGCCTGCGCGCGATGCTATGTTGGCGGGCGAGATTAAGCGTGCCATGATTATCGGCAAAGGCAGCCTATTCTTAGCCCGCATGACCAACCTCTTTGACGGCGTATCCTTTGTCATGGAAGCTAACCCCGGCTTAGCACAAGCCAAACCGGCAGGTTTAGACGAAGCCGAAGTGCGTAAGCTTATCGGCCAAGCGATGCGCGCTCTGGCGACTTCTCTGACCGAGCAGGAGTAGTGCGGCCATGAAAGAGACAAAAAAGCTGGTCGCCAAAGTCTTTAACGAAATTGCCGATGCGCTGGAGACAGGTGTTTTCGGGGCACGCACGCGCATAGGCATTACCTTACTTGGCAGTGAACACGGTGTAGCGGAAGTCGTGCGCGGCGCAGAACTAGCCGCGCAGGCTAACCCAAACTTAGAAGTAGTGCTAATTGGACCGGCGGTCGACAGCAAACTGACACACGTGTTAGCCCAAACGGAAAAAGAGCAGCACGCCCTAATGGAGAAAATGCTGCTCGCCGGCGACATTGCCGCGGCTGTCACCATGCACTACAACTTCCCCATCGGTGTATCCACGGTAGGGCGGGTCATCACCCCGGGGCGGGGCAGGGAGCTTTTCTTGGCCACGACCACCGGCACGTCCGACACCGACCGCGTCCTGGCCATGGTTAAGAACGCCATCTACGGCATTGCCGTGGCCAAGGCCAGCGGCATTGCCGAACCTGCGGTCGGCATCCTAAACCTTGACGGAGCGCGGGCCGTAGAGCGGCATCTGCAAAAGCTAAAGGACAACGGCTATGGCTTTAAGTTCGCCCAGTCTGTGCGCCAGGACGGCGGTTCCGTTATGCGCGGCAACGACCTTTTGGTCGGCGCGCCCGATGTCATGGTCACAGACACACTGACCGGCAATGTCCTAATGAAGGTGTTTTCGGCCTACACCACCGGCGGCGACTACGAAGCCTTAGGCTACGGCTATGGCCCCGGCGTAGGCGAGGGGTACGACAAGATTGTCCTAATTCTCTCGCGCGCCTCAGGTGCGCCGGTAATCGCAGGCGCGATTAAATTCGCGGGCGATGTAGCGCAGGGCAAGTTGCTCGACGTGGTGGCAGGGGAGTTCGCCGCGGCCCGCAAAGCCGGCTTAATGGAGCTCTGGGCTAAGGAGCAAAAGACAGAGGCAGCCGCGCCTGCCAAGGACATTGCGCCGCCGCCCGCAAAGGTAGTTACCGAAGAAATCGCCGGCATCGAGATTCTCGACCTCGAAACAGCCGTGCGCGAAGTTTGGCAAGCCGGTATCTTCGCTAGCACCGGCATGGGTTGCACCGGCCCCGTAATCCTCGTCGCCAAAGAAGACCTTGCCCGCGCCACCGAGATTTTGGTCAAGGCAGGGTACGTGACCGCGTAGTGTTGAGTGCCGCCAGGCGCCAGGCGCCAGGGGATTGTCGCTTGTCGCTTGTCGCTTGGGGAGAGGCTCTAGGCTTGAGGCTTTAGGCGTGAGGGGAACGGGCGGTGAGCGGTGGGGCAATCGTGAATCATGAATCGTGAACTCGGGGCCGGGGATTAGGCGTTAGGCGTTAGGCTTTAGGCGTTAGGCGTCAGTAGAGCGGTGAGCGGTGAAGGGGCTGTTGGCTGACTAGGGAACGGGCGGTGAGCGTAGGGACGTGCCTATGGCAGGTCCGCGGACGTGCGAACGCACGTCCCTACAACGTAGAGGCGAGCGAATACGCCCTCCCCAGAGCGTCACTCTTGCCTCTTGCCTCTGTCCTCTTGCCTCTTGTATGCTAGGAGCCAGCCGCCCCCACCTCCACGCGGTACCAAGTGCGAAGTGCTAAGTGCTAAGTGCTAAGTGCTAAGTGCTAAGTGCGATATGCAAATGCATCTTCTCATGATAAAATATTCATGCAGAAAGACGCTGGAGGTGTGCGGTGAAAGAGCAGCGGCAGGCGAGAATCTTAGAGATAGTCACTCGACAAGAGGTAGAGACCCAAGAGGAGTTAGGTCGCCTGTTAGAGGCTGAGGGTCACAAGGCCACGCAGGCGACTGTTTCCCGCGACATTAAGGAACTCGGGTTAATTAAAGTCCAAGGCCGCTCCGGTCGGCAAGTCTATATACAGTCGCCCGGGAACGGCAGCGATAACCTTACAGACAGGCTCGTTCGCATCTTGCGTAACGCCGTCACCGGCATCGATTACACCGGCAACTTAGTAGTCCTTAAGACCTTCGCCGGGGGAGGAAACGCGGCCGCCGCCGCACTTGACAGCCTAGAACTAGAAGGCGTTATGGGCACCATTGCGGGTGACGACACCATCTTGCTTATTGCCCGCGAAGCGAGCGATACTCCAGCACTTGTAGACCGCCTCGGTCGCATGTTGGTGCTACCCCCGCGCCGCTGAAGCAAAAGGGAAGCAAAAGGGACGGAGCTTTTTGCTTCACAATTGGCACTTAGCACTTGGCCTCTTGGTAGAGGGGACCGTGCTTCGTGCTTCGTAGAATCGGGGGGCTAAGTGCTTACAGCTTAGAGCATGCAGCGTACAGCCCAAGCACAAAGCGGACAGCGGATAGCCCGAGTTCACGATTCACGATTCATGATTCACGATGGCCCCACAGCTCACAGCTCACAGCTCATAGCTCAAAGCTCACTGCCACATTTCAATATTCAGCTAGGGGAGCCCGTGAAATCGGGCTGAGAAGGGGATAACCCCTGACCCTTTGAACCTGATCTGGGTAACGCCAGCGTAGGGAAGCAGCGACGCCTAGCGCGCCCTGTTTCCGGGGCGCGTGTTGCGTTAAGAAGTAAAACAAACGGAGGCGAGTACATGAAGAACAAACAGACGCTTATGCTAGTCGAAACCGCTGTAATGGTGGCCTTTGCTTATGTGTTGAGCTTGTTTAGAGTCGTGGAGATGCCACAGGGCGGCTCGGTTTCGCTCGCCATGCTCCCTATCTTCGTCATTGCCCTGCGCTGGGGAGGAGTCCCGGGCATGGTGGCCGGGCTGTTGTTTAGCGCAACTAAGCTCCTCACCGAACCCTACATCGTGCACCCCATCCAAGCTTTGCTAGACTACCCCCTAGCCTTTGCCTCGATTGGCCTTGCGGGGTTCTTCAAAGATAAACCGCTCGCGGGCATCACCGTGGGCGGCCTGTCGCGTCTGCTTTGCCATTTCCTCTCCGGCGTAGTCTTTTTTGCCGCCTACGCACCGGCGGGACAGAGTATCTATTTGTATTCGTTTGTTTACAACATCACCTACATTGGCCCGGAGATACTCATTGCGCTAATAGTAGCTCCGCTGGTTATGGCCAAAGTTATGCCTATGGCTTCGCAGGAGTTTGACCTGCGCCGCAACCTCGTCGAAATCGTGTCCTTTGTCGTGCCGCTGGCTGCAATGGCTGTTATGCTTACATTAGAAGCAGCAACGCCTGCAACGTACGCCGCACTAGCGTTTTGGGGCCTTTTGGCCGCACACCACGCTCTTACCTTCCGCCGCGACTTCTCCGCCGCTAAGCGCGGCCTGCTCCTCGTAACCGTGCCCCCAGCCGTCGTCTATATAGTGCATTTGCTTATTACTGTTTTTTGATTAGCCACCGGCCGCCAGGCGCCAGCCGCCAGGGTAGAATGTCCCTTGTCCCTTGTCCCTTGTCCCTTGTCCCTTGTCCCTTGTCCCTTGTCCCTTGTCCCTTGTCCCTTGTCGCCTGTGGCAGGGGAGCCCGTGTATTGCTAATGATTATCATTTGCAATACAATGATTCTAGTAGGCTAAGTGACGGCATAGGCGGGGAATTTAGCATGCAACAATACACACGATTACTTCTGGCAGTAGGCGGGACAATCGCGCTTGCTTTGGGCATAGTCGGCATTTTTTTGCCCGGGTTACCCACCACTCCTTTTCTGCTACTTAGTGCATGGTGCTATGCGCGAAGCTCGCCACGCCTCTATACATGGCTGATGCAGCACCCCGTCCTTGGGACATACATCCGCGATTACTTAGAGCGGCGAGGAGTCCCCTTGCGGGCAAAAATCCTTGCCCTAGCTCTCCTTTGGCCAAGCATCATCGTGACAGCTGTTTTTGCGACGCGGCTTCTGCATGCGCGTTTGGCCTTGTTTTTCATTGCTGCCGCCGTGAGCGTGCACATCTTAAAACTAAAGACGCTGCGACCATAAGGAGGAGGGTTGCGCAGGTGGGGCAACTAGATCGCCAAGTGAAAACGCTTTTCCTCATGGTTCGCCTTTACTGCCAAAGACACCATCACTTTGGAACGTCCCTGTGCCCTGAATGCCGGGAGCTATACGATTACGCCAACATTCGGCTACAGAAGTGCCGCTATCAGCCGCACAAGCCGCCCTGCAGTAAGTGCGCTACGAGCTGTTACAACCAGAACATGCGCCGCCGGATGCGCGCTGTCATGAAGTACGCCGGTCCGCGCATGCTCCTCACACACCCCATACTGGCCATAGAGCACCTGTTAGGATACATTAGGAACTGAAAGTCAAGACGCCGCCCTTAGGCAGCGTCTTAGTCATTTTGGCCTTGCGAGAAAGGAGTAATGCTTGCTCAGCTCTTGATCCGGCTGGTGTGCGGTGTTAAAGTAGGCGAAATACTCTGTGGAGGTGGCGAGATGAGGGCGATACAGGTCGAAAACCTACGCAAGGAATTCCGTGTGAGAAGAAGCATGGGCTGGCTAAGCGGCTTGCTCAGGCCGAGTTACACCGACGTGGCGGCGGTACGGGGCATTTCCTTTGCTGTCGAAAAGGGGGAGACGGTGGCTTTTATTGGCCCTAACGGCGCCGGTAAGTCCACAACCATCAAAATGTTGACAGGAATCCTCTATCCGACCTCCGGCCAGGTCAGCGTGCTATCCCTGACCCCTTGGGCGGAAAGACAAAAGCTGGCTATGCGAATCGGCTCAGTTTTCGGGCAGAAGTCGCAGTTGTGGTTCCATCTTCCCCCAAGGGATACATTTCGCCTGCTGTCGCACATCTACGAGGTGGAGGAGGAGAAGTACAAGCAGCGGCTAGGCCATCTAAGCGAGGTGTTTGAGCTAGACGAGCTTCTACATATCCCTGTCCGCAAGCTATCCCTTGGGCAACGCATGCGCTGCGAAATAGCGGCCTGCCTGCTCCATAAACCGGAAGTTTTATTCTTGGACGAACCTACCATTGGGCTTGACGTTGTGGCCAAGCGGAAAATTCGGGAGCTGATTACCCTCATCAACCGGGAGGAAGGCGTTACCGTATTCCTTACTTCCCACGATACAGGGGATATAGAGAGCCTATGTAAGCGGGTTATGGTCATCAACCATGGAGAAGTGATTCTGGATGAGAGTCCTCAAGTCTTGCGCCGCGAATTTCTCCAGTCAAAGACAGCCGGCGTTCGCTTAGAGGAAGATATCGAGTGCTTTACTCATCCCGGCGTTACTGTCCTCAAGCATAAGGGTGCGGGTCTAAAGCTTAGAATCGATACGGCTATAACCACAGTAGACGACGTCTACGCCGCTTTGCGAGAGCACTCCCGCTTAGCCGATATCTACATTGCCGACCCGTCACTCGATGAGGTCATTGAGGAGATTTATAGACATACCGGGCGCATTATTCTGGGGGGCGGCAAGGATGTTTAGCCATGCCATTAAGAAGTACACTCTGCTTGCTTCAACGAGCCTAGCCAGCAAACTGGCGTATCCGCTCGACGCACTCGTGCGCTCCATCTTTTTCGCTATGGTCTTGTTCATTTTTACTAAGCTGTGGTCAACACTTCTTGGCGCTGATAGGGCCATCCTTGGCTTCTCGCGCGCCCAGATGGTCTGGTATCTTATGGCCACCGAGAGCATCATGCTCTCTAACGCGCGCATAGAGAGGCGCATAGAAGATGAAGTGAAGAGCGGTGCAGTAGCCTACACCCTAGTGCGTCCACTGCATTTCGTATGGTACCAGTGCGCAATCTTCTGCGGCGAAACACTTGGGCATTTTCTACTTAATGCCATAGTGGGCGCAGCAGTAGCTTTCGCGCTCGTTGGCCTTCCCCCTGCATCCTTGGCCTCAATCCCCGCAGTCTTGCTGGTGGCCGCGATGGCTTTCCTTATGCAGTTCTTTATAAAAGTAACCATAGCCATGCTAGCTTTCTGGGTAGAGGATACACAGCCCTTCTTTTGGGTCTATTCAAAGATCCTCTTTACTCTTGGTGGTTTGTTTGTTCCCATTGACGTTTACCCGGAGTGGCTAAAGCGCATAGCAGAGATACTACCATTCAACTACGTGCTCTACCAACCGGC
This DNA window, taken from Selenomonadales bacterium, encodes the following:
- a CDS encoding glycine/betaine/sarcosine/D-proline family reductase selenoprotein B, which codes for MSNQKLKVVHYLNQFYGGIGGEDKADHQPEERAGALGPGQALQAALGTEAEIVATVICGDGYFAENLDAALHTVLKMIKAHTPDIVVTGPAFNAGRYGVACGAVAKAIFEELHIPVVSGMYHENPGVEMYHRFAYIAKTGNSAADMRKAIPAIANLVKALGKGEEVTPETHAYLPQGLRKNYFHTERGAKRAVDMLVAKINAQPFTTEYPMPHFDRVAPNMPIADARKAKIALVTSGGIVPKGNPDHIESSSASHYGKYDIRDVADLTPEKYATAHGGYDPVYANLDSDRVLPVDVLREMEQAGEIGELHRYFYTTVGNGTSVANCAAFAKKFAQELVNDGVQAVILTST
- a CDS encoding glycine/betaine/sarcosine/D-proline family reductase selenoprotein B; the encoded protein is MVKEIERAGLPVVHMCTVVPISLTVGANRIVPTVSIPHPLGNPQMPPAEEKELRRRLVQKALRALETEIHGQVVFDK
- the argR gene encoding arginine repressor: MKEQRQARILEIVTRQEVETQEELGRLLEAEGHKATQATVSRDIKELGLIKVQGRSGRQVYIQSPGNGSDNLTDRLVRILRNAVTGIDYTGNLVVLKTFAGGGNAAAAALDSLELEGVMGTIAGDDTILLIAREASDTPALVDRLGRMLVLPPRR
- the thiT gene encoding energy-coupled thiamine transporter ThiT, with the translated sequence MKNKQTLMLVETAVMVAFAYVLSLFRVVEMPQGGSVSLAMLPIFVIALRWGGVPGMVAGLLFSATKLLTEPYIVHPIQALLDYPLAFASIGLAGFFKDKPLAGITVGGLSRLLCHFLSGVVFFAAYAPAGQSIYLYSFVYNITYIGPEILIALIVAPLVMAKVMPMASQEFDLRRNLVEIVSFVVPLAAMAVMLTLEAATPATYAALAFWGLLAAHHALTFRRDFSAAKRGLLLVTVPPAVVYIVHLLITVF
- a CDS encoding YbaN family protein: MQQYTRLLLAVGGTIALALGIVGIFLPGLPTTPFLLLSAWCYARSSPRLYTWLMQHPVLGTYIRDYLERRGVPLRAKILALALLWPSIIVTAVFATRLLHARLALFFIAAAVSVHILKLKTLRP
- a CDS encoding nitrous oxide-stimulated promoter family protein gives rise to the protein MGQLDRQVKTLFLMVRLYCQRHHHFGTSLCPECRELYDYANIRLQKCRYQPHKPPCSKCATSCYNQNMRRRMRAVMKYAGPRMLLTHPILAIEHLLGYIRN
- a CDS encoding ATP-binding cassette domain-containing protein; translated protein: MRAIQVENLRKEFRVRRSMGWLSGLLRPSYTDVAAVRGISFAVEKGETVAFIGPNGAGKSTTIKMLTGILYPTSGQVSVLSLTPWAERQKLAMRIGSVFGQKSQLWFHLPPRDTFRLLSHIYEVEEEKYKQRLGHLSEVFELDELLHIPVRKLSLGQRMRCEIAACLLHKPEVLFLDEPTIGLDVVAKRKIRELITLINREEGVTVFLTSHDTGDIESLCKRVMVINHGEVILDESPQVLRREFLQSKTAGVRLEEDIECFTHPGVTVLKHKGAGLKLRIDTAITTVDDVYAALREHSRLADIYIADPSLDEVIEEIYRHTGRIILGGGKDV
- a CDS encoding ABC-2 family transporter protein; amino-acid sequence: MFSHAIKKYTLLASTSLASKLAYPLDALVRSIFFAMVLFIFTKLWSTLLGADRAILGFSRAQMVWYLMATESIMLSNARIERRIEDEVKSGAVAYTLVRPLHFVWYQCAIFCGETLGHFLLNAIVGAAVAFALVGLPPASLASIPAVLLVAAMAFLMQFFIKVTIAMLAFWVEDTQPFFWVYSKILFTLGGLFVPIDVYPEWLKRIAEILPFNYVLYQPARLFVSFDKEAFLRAAGMQVLWVVALVVLAFFTFRRGVKKVSVNGG